A DNA window from Hordeum vulgare subsp. vulgare chromosome 1H, MorexV3_pseudomolecules_assembly, whole genome shotgun sequence contains the following coding sequences:
- the LOC123399245 gene encoding putative expansin-A30 produces the protein MPSSAELSQQKSTTRQNRSEGNGFCRVKSAAVLVLLVCLAGVVTIADARFRAMQWTPAHATFYGDEATAETMGGACGYDITAGYGADTAALSSTLFQEGYGCGTCYQIRCVKAAACYRGSPVITVTATNLCPPNWAQDTNNGGWCNPPRTHFDLAIPAFKKMADWHAGIVPVMYRRVPCMRKGGIRFAFQGNPHWLLVYVTNVGGAGDVGEMWVKGNGGMGWLRMSHNWGASYQAFGQLGGQALSFKLTSYTTGLTILAADAAPASWSIGLTYQARANFK, from the exons ATGCCATCTTCTGCAGAGCTCAGCCAACAAAAGAGCACCACAAGGCAAAACCGAAGCGAAGGCAATGGCTTCTGCCGTGTCAAGTCCGCAGCCGTCTTGGTCCTCCTCGTCTGCCTTGCCGGCGTGGTCACCATCGCGGACGCCAGGTTCAGGGCCATGCAGTGGACTCCCGCCCACGCCACGTTCTACGGCGACGAGGCCACAGCCGAGACGATGG GCGGGGCGTGCGGGTACGATATCACGGCGGGGTACGGCGCGGACACGGCGGCGCTGAGCTCAACGCTGTTCCAGGAGGGCTACGGGTGCGGGACGTGCTACCAGATCCGGTGCGTGAAAGCCGCGGCTTGCTACAGGGGCTCGCCGGTGATCACGGTGACCGCGACCAACCTGTGCCCGCCCAACTGGGCGCAGGACACCAACAACGGCGGCTGGTGCAACCCGCCGCGCACCCACTTCGACCTCGCCATCCCGGCCTTCAAGAAGATGGCTGACTGGCATGCGGGCATCGTCCCTGTCATGTACCGCAGGGTGCCATGCATGCGGAAGGGCGGCATCCGGTTCGCGTTCCAGGGGAACCCGCACTGGCTGCTGGTCTACGTCACGAACGTCGGCGGCGCCGGGGACGTCGGGGAGATGTGGGTGAAGGGCAATGGCGGCATGGGGTGGCTGCGCATGAGCCACAACTGGGGCGCCTCGTACCAGGCGTTCGGGCAGCTCGGCGGCCAGGCGCTCAGCTTCAAGCTCACCTCCTACACCACCGGGCTGACCATCCTCGCCGCTGACGCAGCGCCGGCGAGCTGGAGCATCGGGCTCACGTACCAGGCTCGCGCCAACTTCAAATAG